Within the Thermosynechococcus sichuanensis E542 genome, the region ATCCTACCCTACCACAATTCTATTCTGACAAAATTGAACTGCCGAGGGCAAGAACCGGCTGCATGACCCGTTGTTCTTCGGGGGTGAGCAGTTGCTTCATCATGTTCGGCAGGTACTTGCCATAGGTGGAGGAGGAGGATGCCTCATAGTTAAAGGATTTGACAATGGTGCGATACCACAGCAGGAAGTTATCCCGCAGCAAATCTAGCTCAGAAAAGAGCATTGCCGAGGCACATAGGCGAATGGTATCCACCAAGTCACGACGGCAGATTTCTGAGCGATCGCCATTGATGAAATGAAAACAGCGGGGATTTTCTGCCTTTTGCATGGCTTGAATTTTATCCGCCATCATTTCCGCTTCAGCGCGGATTTTCTCATAAGCACTAATGCGCGTCTCTACCGAGGCCAGATAGTCCCGCAAAAAGTTTAATTCCTCAGGACGAGCATAGCGACCATCGGCAACAACGGTTAAGTGATTCAACTGACGGAACATAGGGCAACCCTCCCTAGAAAGTAAATGAACACACTCACCTGTGGCTTATCGTTTCACCAACTCCCCTTGGCGCAGGCGTTTTTCAATATCCCGGGCCGTGGCTCCTTCGTTTTGCCAGAAGGCAGCCGCATCAATGCGATCCTGTTTACCGACGAGAAACTTGCAGTAGGTTTCCCCCATGGCATAGCACTGCAACTCGATACAACTCAAGGGCTTTTGAATCAATCCCGTAAAGAAGCCCGCAAAAAGACCAGCATAGATGTAGCAGACCGGCTTACCCACATCCCCCAAGGTGCGTGCCACCACGGAGTCAAAGATATTGATGAACATAAAACCATTCTTTTGCTCCGTGAGATCCACTTCCCAGTTGCCCCAGCCTAAGGTTGTAAAGGGCCACCACCACGCCTCAAGGAGAAATGTCAAAGCACTCTTGCGTAGCTCGCGCTGGTACTCCTGCTCAAAGTGTTGCTTAAAGACAACGGCATCGCGTTTGCCCCACTCTTCACCAATTCTGTACATGACGAGGGTAGAGGCAGAGCCAACTTCCTCTTCGAGACCTTCCACTAAACCGATAACAAAGTCTTCTGTCGCTAGGGCGATCCGCTGATCATACCAGTCAGTAATGCTGCCCCGTTGGTGATCAAATTGCAGATAGTCCCGCAGGCTATAGTGATTCGTGCGCGTCGGATGAGTTTGGTGTAACTGATGGTGATAACCCTGAGCAGGAGTCATAGCACTAGCACTCCCAGCAGGTCGAGACGGCGTGACAGAAACCATAGATCAGCGAATTGCCCCCTATTGTGCGTTAGGTACTAAGCAGCCACACTTTTTAGGCTAAAAGATTTTTCAGGGTTGTGACGCCGTACTCCCACTGATTTTTTGTCTAACGACACATTTCTATAAGCTCTGTTTCATTGATGCAGGGAATGCCCAATGCTTGAGCACGTTGCAGTTTACTCCCCGCTTTTTCGCCCACCACCAGATAATCTGTTTGCCGACTGACACTCTCACTCACTTGACCACCATGCTGCTGGATCAGCGTTTTGGCCGCTTCACGGGTGAGGGTAGGCAGGGTGCCTGTAATCACAAAACGTTTGCCTGCAAGGGATTGCCCAGTCGTTGGTGCAGTGGCGATCGCCAGTTGTAGTCCCAGCGCTTTGAGATCAGCAATGAGGGTTTGGTGCGCTGGGTCTTGAAACCACTCGTGAACCGCTTGGGCAATTTCCTCCCCAATGCCATAGACCCCACACAGATCGGCGACGGTCGCAGCAGCCAGTTCCTCAACAGACTTGAATTGAGTGGCCAGCACTTGGGCATTGACACTCCCCACATGGCGGATACCTAGGCCATAGAGCACCCGTGGCCACGGTTGTTGTTTTGAGTTTGCAATGGCCTGCAACAATTTATCAGCGGACTTTTGACCCATGCGCTCGAGGCTCAACAGTTGTGCTGCCGTTAGGCGATAGAGATCCGCAGGGGTATGCACCAACGCCTTGGCCACCAATTGCTGTACTAGCTTTTCCCCTAACCCTTGAATATCTAAGGCATCCCGACTCGCCCAGTGGAGGATTTGGCCGCGCACGATCGCTGGACAGCGAGGATTGACACAGCGACTCACCGCTTCGTTGGCAGGGTGCACCACCGGCTGATGACATTCGGGACATACTGTGGGCATGGTAAAGGGTTGAGCCGTTGATGGTCGCAATTCCGGAAAGACTCGCACAATCTCTGGAATAATTTCGCCGGCTTTGTGGATCACTACCTTATCGCCAATGTGCAAATCCAATTCGGCAATATAGTCTGCATTGTGCAGCGTTGCCCGCGACACCGTCGTACCCGCTAATTGCACCGGCACGAGTTCAGCGACGGGGGTGAGCGCACCCGTGCGTCCCACCTGAACCGTAATCGCCACCACATCGGTAATCGCCTGCGCCGGTTCATATTTCCAAGCAATACAACCGCGGGGAAACTTTTGCGTAAACCCAAGGGTCTGTTGCAGCGTTAAATCATTGAGCTTGACCACAATGCCATCGGTGAGATAGGGCAGTTGGTGGCGTGCGGTTTGCCAGTGGTCATAGTAGGCTTTCACGGCCTCTAGGTCAGGGCAGTCGGCATTGTGGGGATTGACCCGAAAGCCAAGGCGTTGCAGCGCATTGAGCACTTGCCGCTGCGATTGGGGGTCTCCTGCTTGGTTCTCACCCCAAGGAACGCTACCCCCTTCAGGTAAATGCAGCGCATAGGCAAAGAAGTCCAGTTGGCGTTGGGCAACAATGCGCGGATCCAGTTGACGCAGGGTGCCGGCGGCGGCATTGCGGGGGTTGGCAAAGGGAGCTTCTCCTTGGGCTTGGCGTTCTTGGTTCAGTTGATGAAATCGCGCCAAAGGTAAAAACGCTTCCCCGCGAACTTCAACGAGCGGCGGTGGATTCTCTAGAGCTAAGCGCAGCGGAATGGTGCGAATCGTCCGCACATTGCTGGTAATATCCTCACCGCGTTGGCCATCGCCCCGAGTTGCCCCTCGCACCAGTAAACCCTTTGCGTAGGTCAAAGCAAGGGCAACGCCATCCATTTTGAGTTCGCAGACATATTCCGCTGGGGGAATTGGCTCCTCTCGCCGTAGGCTACGCCAATAGCGCTGCCAGCGTTCCTGCCACGCCACCATGTCGGCAAAGGTGAAGGCATTTTCGAGGCTATAGAGGGGAATGCGATGACTGACACTCTCAAATTGACTGACGGGGGCTTCGCCGACCCGCTGAGTAGGGCTGTCGGGGGTGATGTACTCAGGATGCGCCGCTTCTAGTTCCTGAAGTTCGCGATAGAGTTGGTCATAGACTTCATCTGCCATGATCGGCTGATCGAGAGCGTAGTAGGCGTAGCTCGCACGCTGAAGCAGGTGCCGCAGTTGTTGAATCCGTTCGGCTGCTGTTGTCATCGGAGGTTCCTTCGAGACTGTTTGCCCTATGGATCTGCACTATTCTTGACTATGTTTGGGACGTGGTTTGGCCACATGGGGCAGTCCCCAGCCCAGTTTCTGCCGCAGGACATGGAAAAATTCTGGCGCCCGCAGGCGAATAAAGCGGGCACGGTAGGGGGCACGTTGCACAAACACTTGATCCTCCGGCTGAATGTAGCAGCCTGCATTACCATCCACCACAAGAATCAGATGTTTGAAGGGGTTTGCTGGATAGATCCACACGGGTTCGCTGTTGGCAAAGACAAGGGCACGGGAGGCTAAGGAGTGGGGACAAATGGGTACCAATTGTAAAGCCGCCACACCGGGGGTAATCACAGGGCCACCCGCCGAGAGGGCATAGGCTGTAGAACCGGTGGGGGTGGAAAGAATCAGACCATCGGCAGCAATATCAACACGGGCATGGGCACCCACATCCACTTCAAAGTGGCACATTCCCGTCAGGGGTTCTTTGTGGATCACCATTTCATTGAGGGAGAGGGCTTCCCAAATGACGGTTTGATCCCGCAGGACTTGAACCGTGAGCATCGTGCGATCTTCAATCGTGTAGTCCCCCCGCAGCACTTGATCAAGGGCAGGCTCAAGATCAGCCACATAGCCCTCAGTGAGAAAACCCAAGTGCCCGGTGTTGATGGTGAGCAGTGGAATCTCACAGGGTGCCAACTGCCGAAACGCAGATAAGACGGTGCCATCGCCGCCAAGAACAACCGCAAAGGCCATGGAAGCATCAAAGCCGGGGGGCACCAGTTGATCAATGGGGGTATGGCAGACGGGACTATCGGGACGAGAATAGCCAAGAATGCCACCAATCCCTGTGGCCATGTGCACTTCCCAGCCCTGAAGTTCTAAAATTTGGCGGACACGGTTGGCCAATTCGACCGCAAGGGGTTTGCCTTCGTTGTAGATGATCCCCGCCTTCACAGCAACTCCTAGGGGGTGGACTTAAAGGGACTGCGTTTTTTGCGTCCAGATTTTTTTTGTTTGGCTTTTTCGTAGTCCAATTCTTTGAGTTTACGCAGAATTCGGGTGAAATAGTCCTGTAAATAGGCCTCAAGGGTCAGGGTTTCGCTGGGATCGAGGTCAAAGGTGCGATAGACTTCCTCCATCGGGGCATTGAAGACGCGACCACTGGCAATCACTTCCGTAAAGGCAAGGCGATCGCTAATGTTCCATGTCCACTGAAACCACTGGGTGGCCTGCCGTGCCGCTCGCAAAACCCCAATGGGCAAGCGGGTAATTTTCGCCTCCTGTCCTGAGAGATTTTCACATAGCTTAATAATTTCATCGGCTGTCCAAGCGCGGGTGCCCGCGAGGTCAAAGGTTTTGCCATAGGTTGCTGGCCGATCAATGGCACGCACGGCAAATTTGGCCACGTCCTGAGTATCCATGTAGGCAATGGCGGTGGACTCTCCCAAAACCCAGATGGATTGATTTTCCAGAATCGGGATCGCGTATTGGCCAATTAATCCCTGAAAGAAGCCACAGGGACGCAGGATCGTGTAGTTTAGCCCTGATTCGCGCAAAAAGTCTTCAGTACAGTGTTTGATTTGCATCAGGGGCACGTGGGGATAGTCCTGCGCTCCCATAATCGAGAAAAAGATCAGGTGTTCAATATCAGCAGCTTGGGCAGCCTGAATCAAGTTGACTTTGCCTTGCCAATCCACGGCTTCAATCGTCAGCGTGTCCGTGGGGCGAGTGGCAGAGGCATCAATGACCACCGAGGCTTTGGCGTACTGCAATGCCTCAAGAATACTGTCGGCAGCACAGAGGTTTCCCTGAAGAATGGTGGCGCCCCATTCCCGCAGAAACGTAGCTTTGGCTGGACTGCGGACAAAACAATAGACCTGATGTCCTTCATCTAAGGCACGGCGCACAATTTGCCGCCCCAAGGTACCCGTACCGCCAACAATAAAAACGTTCATGAAAAACTCTAGTCATAAATCTTAACTTTTGTAATACTTTATCAGAATTCCCGACATGGGCGATCGCAAAGCGTACCCTTTGGGGATCATCCTTCCCCTGAGCCAATGAAGACAGATTAGGACGCAAAGTCTTCACAGTGGAGCGTCTCCCACGTCTTGCGTCCCGTCACGGGATTGGTGCCACTGGCAACCTTGCAGAGCTTGCGTTGGGCGTCTTCCCGCAGTTCGACATCCGTAAAGTCAGCACCGGTGATAATGGCGTCGTCAAAGTTGGTATTAAAGGCAAAGGCACCTTCAAGGATGGCATTGGTGAGATTGGCCTTGGTCAGCCGTGCAGTGTCCAATGTGGCGTAGCGTAAATCGGCACCTTCAAGGTTAGCCGTTTCCATATTGGCGCCAAAGAAGCTCACCCCCTGAAGATTGGTGTGGCTGAGGTTGCTGTGGAAGAGGTTGGCTTTTGTGAATTCCGACCCCCGCAGATCCCGCCCAGAAAAATCCATATTGATCAGGGCTTCTTTCGTGTAATCTTCAGCGATCGCCCCCGTGGGGGTCAACAGAATCCACAGGAGTGCCAATAGCAGTGCTACACACCAGCGCCAGTAACGGCAAATGGTTGTCATGACAGCCGAGGATGACAGTAGCATAGGCAACACTAGAGTTAATGTGAAGTGTCTATTGTTCAGATTATCAGTATGGAGATTTCTGAGGTTGAGTGGGTACGGGATACCTTTATTGATGATGGCTATGCTGCAGGCTACTTTCTCATGGGGGAAGGCGATGATCTAGAGTGGTACACCAGCCGCCAGCGGGCATTGATTCCCCTTGATGAGCGGTTTCGCTACCCCAAGTCTTTGCAGCGGGTGCTCAATCAAAATCGCTTTCAAGTGGCGATTAACCGCGACTTTGCTGCTGTGGTTGAGGGGTGTGCCGATCGCCCCAGTACGTGGATAACGCCCCGTCTCAAGGAGGTGTACCATCTGCTTTACGCTACGGGTTGGGCAGTGAGTTTTGAAACGTGGCAGGGCGATGAACTCGCAGGGGGGATTCTCGGTATTGTTATTGGCGGCGCATTTATTGGTGAGTCCATGTTCTATCGCATCCCCGATGGCTCGAAGGTGGCGATGGTGAAACTGGTGGAGCATCTGCGGCGTCGCGGCTTTCTGCTCTTTGATGCCCAACTGCAAAATCCCCATCTTGAGCGCTTTGGGGCATATGTTGTCAGCGATCGCGAGTATCGACAACTATTGGCACAGGCCATTCGTAAACCCTGTCAATTTTTCTAAATTATTATTGTTGGTCTGATCATTTTCATTCCTTTCATCATCATTTTTGCGATCGTCAGGTTTATTTTCAATTTCTTTGCTGGCAACCGGCCGCAGCCTGAGTACCGCTCTCGCCCCTCCTATCACTACGACGATGACGATCGCTATCGCAGTTACTCTAGCTATGATGATAGTTACTCGAGCCGCAGTGATGATGAGGGTGGACATTCGCTTCGGGCAGTTGGTAACTGGATTAACCCCTACTAGAATTGAAGGCCAAAATGCTAAAATAGCGTCGTTCCGTAGCACATGAGACACTCTCTTGACGCAAGCGACTAATCTTCCGGGCATTGATTCCCCCCAAATTGATGAGTTTTTGCAAGAATTAGCAACAATCCAGGACTCTGGTCCTAAGCGGATTGCGCTCCTTGGCTCGCGTCATGTCCCGATTACGCATCAGCACCTCATTGAAATGATGAGCTATGCCCTCGTGCTGGCGGGCAACCGCTTGATGACCTCAGGTGCTGTTGGAACCAATGCCGCGGCGATTCGGGGAGCCATGCGGGCAGACCCCAATTTGTTGACCGTGATCTTGCCCCAGAGTCTCGAGCGCCAGCCTCGCGAGTCCCGCCAACAACTGGATAAGGTGATGCACTTGGTGGAAAAACCCGAAAATGATCACCTGCCCCTCGCCGAAGCCAGTTCTCTCTGTAATCAGGAAATTATTTCCCGCTGCCAGCAACTGATTTGCTTTGCTTTCCACGATAGCCACACGCTACTGCAAACCTGTGAACTGGCGGAAGAACAGCATAAGGTGGTGACGCTCTTTTACTTTGATTAGCCGCGGACGGTTTTCCCCACCTAGGGCGATTGAGTCCCCATGCCAGAATGGGAGCAGGGTTGAAGGTTGATACTCCATGAGCAGCTTCTACAACTGGTATCGGAATCTGTTGCGGCATCCCAAGTATCGCTGGTTGATTATTGCCGCGAGCTTGATTTATCTGCTCAGTCCTTTGGATATTTCACCGGATCTGGTGCCGATCCTTGGTCAGTTGGATGATGTCACGGTCATGGTGATCCTTGCCAGTGAGCTAACACAATTGCTGGTGGAGCGGATGAAAAGCCGGCGATCGCCCAACATCACTACGACCGTAGATGTGGAAGCAGAGCAAGTCTAGGGATTAGTCTCGCGATCGCAAGTCACTGCCCACAGAGCGCAGCAGCCAGCGGTTTTGCACATAGCTGAGGGCACCGTTAATCAGTGCGGCTGCCATCAAGATGCCAATAGCGGGCATAAAGAGGGGTTCCCAGAGGCTGATCCAGAGATCAAAGCCAAGGGGTAGCTCCAAGGAGCGCCCCACAAGGGCAGCCACAAACCAGCCAAAACTGGCAAGGACAAAGAAGGTATCCGCCACCAAGAGCCAATTGATCACTTCCCGCAGCCGTGCCATAGTTACCCCCCCAGTACCCACTGTTTGACGCGGGCAAGGCTCTCCCAATTGGGCTTGCGCTTCAGACCGTCGGCAAAGTTATCAATGACCTCTTGGCGCAGCTCAGCCACAGCGGCAACAACGGTTTGTGCCAATTCAATGTGGGGACGAACCCCCTTTTGGCCTGTTTCTAGCATCGCCACTGCAAGGTTAATGCGGGCTTGGGGGTCTTCAGGATTCAGTTTGACCGCTTTTTGAGCTGCCTTTAGGGCAGACTGGGGTTTGTCATCGAGAAGATAGAGCCACGCCAAGCAGGTCCAAGCGGCGCTACTTTTTTGCGCCCGCTGGCAAATCTCTTTGAATGTGGGAATGAGTTCTGAGGCAGTTGCCCCTTCTTTGTAGCGGGCGATCGCCGCCTCAAATTGACGTTCAACGTCGCTCACCGGCTGAGATGGGGTCAAGGGCAAGACTCCTTAGGCAGAAAATGAGGTACCACAGCCACAGGTTTGGGTGGCATTGGGATTGGTGAACTTAAATCCACCGCCAATAAGGGCATCACTGTAATCGAGCACCAAGCCATAGATGTAGAGCATACTCTTGGGATCGGAGACCACCTTGAAGCCATCGTAGTCAAAGACTTCATCATCGGGACGGATATTGGCGGGGTCTTCAAAGTCCATCGTGTAGGACATTCCCGAGCAGCCACCCCCTTTGACACCCACCCGTAAACACAGGTCTTTGCCGTGCTTATTGCGGAGTTCGAGCACGTGCTTGAGGGCAGCTTCGGTCATCATGATTCCCTTGGCGGCTTGTGTGGCCTGTGTCATCACCCACTCCTGAAAGACTCCAAACTTTATCGTAGCAAGTTCAGCGCTGGGTCACCATCTCATGGGCACGCTTAAAGGCTTCGTCAAGCACCTCAGAGAGGGTGGGATGGGTGTGGACATTAAAGGCCAAGTGGCTCACCGTCTGGCGATCGCGAATGGCATTGGCGGCCTCTTGAATTAAATCCGAAGCATGGAGACCAAAAATATGCGCCCCCAGTAGCTCGCCCGTATCCGCACGGAAGATCACCTTGGCTAGGCCATCGGTTTCCGTTTCCGCCAGTGCCTTGGAGTTACCCTTAAAGTAGGTACGTGCCACCTGCACCTCAAAGCCTTCTTTTTCCCCTAGCTCACGGGCTTGGGGTTCCGTCAAGCCGACAAAGCTCATTTCGGGGTGGGTAAAGGCCGCCGCAGGAATACTGCGATAATCCACTTGGCGAGGCCGACCGACAATTGTTTCGACAACGGCAATCCCCTGCGCCGAAGCCGCATGAGCCAGCATCATTTTCCCCGTGGCGTCACCGATCGCCCATAAATGAGGTACTGGTTCGCCCTCTTTAGTAACTGCTAGATAGTCATCCACGGGAATGAAGCCGCGCTTATCAGTCGTCACACCCACGCTCTCTAGACCAATGTCTTGAGTGGCGGGAATACGCCCCGTGGCCACAAGGCAGGCATCCACCTCTAGGACATCCACCACTTCTTTGGTTTTGGCATCCGCTAATTCAATGACTACTGGGCTACCGGGAATTACCCGCTGGGCGAGTGTACCGCTGTAGGTTTCAATGTCGCGAGGGGCAATCAAGACGCGCTGTGCCTGTTTGGCGATATCTGGATCAAAGGTGGGCATCAGTTGATCCAGCGCTTCAATCATGGTCACTTCGCTGCCGAGGGCAGTGTAAATATCAGCAAATTCTAGGCCAATGTAGCCACTGCCAATAATGGCTACCCACTGGGGTAACCAATCCAGCTTAATGGCGTCGTCACTGGTATAGACAGTTTTGCCATCCACTTCAATACCGGGGGGCACCCAAGGCACTGACCCCGTGGCAATGATAATGTCCTTGGCGGTAACAATTTTTTCCCCGCTGGGGGTGGTGATACTCACTTTTTGGGAACCCGCCACTTTCCCTCGGCCAATGAGCGTATCCACACCAAGACGCTTGAGGCTGTTGGTGAGATCACTGCGGATTTTTTGCACCAGATTGGCAGCATGGGCAGCAACCCCAGCCCGATCCACGCTCACTTGCCCCAGTTGAATGCCAAGGGCTTG harbors:
- a CDS encoding NAD(+) kinase codes for the protein MKAGIIYNEGKPLAVELANRVRQILELQGWEVHMATGIGGILGYSRPDSPVCHTPIDQLVPPGFDASMAFAVVLGGDGTVLSAFRQLAPCEIPLLTINTGHLGFLTEGYVADLEPALDQVLRGDYTIEDRTMLTVQVLRDQTVIWEALSLNEMVIHKEPLTGMCHFEVDVGAHARVDIAADGLILSTPTGSTAYALSAGGPVITPGVAALQLVPICPHSLASRALVFANSEPVWIYPANPFKHLILVVDGNAGCYIQPEDQVFVQRAPYRARFIRLRAPEFFHVLRQKLGWGLPHVAKPRPKHSQE
- a CDS encoding NAD(P)H-binding protein, which produces MNVFIVGGTGTLGRQIVRRALDEGHQVYCFVRSPAKATFLREWGATILQGNLCAADSILEALQYAKASVVIDASATRPTDTLTIEAVDWQGKVNLIQAAQAADIEHLIFFSIMGAQDYPHVPLMQIKHCTEDFLRESGLNYTILRPCGFFQGLIGQYAIPILENQSIWVLGESTAIAYMDTQDVAKFAVRAIDRPATYGKTFDLAGTRAWTADEIIKLCENLSGQEAKITRLPIGVLRAARQATQWFQWTWNISDRLAFTEVIASGRVFNAPMEEVYRTFDLDPSETLTLEAYLQDYFTRILRKLKELDYEKAKQKKSGRKKRSPFKSTP
- a CDS encoding V4R domain-containing protein codes for the protein MTPAQGYHHQLHQTHPTRTNHYSLRDYLQFDHQRGSITDWYDQRIALATEDFVIGLVEGLEEEVGSASTLVMYRIGEEWGKRDAVVFKQHFEQEYQRELRKSALTFLLEAWWWPFTTLGWGNWEVDLTEQKNGFMFINIFDSVVARTLGDVGKPVCYIYAGLFAGFFTGLIQKPLSCIELQCYAMGETYCKFLVGKQDRIDAAAFWQNEGATARDIEKRLRQGELVKR
- a CDS encoding YkvA family protein: MSSFYNWYRNLLRHPKYRWLIIAASLIYLLSPLDISPDLVPILGQLDDVTVMVILASELTQLLVERMKSRRSPNITTTVDVEAEQV
- a CDS encoding pentapeptide repeat-containing protein, whose product is MLLSSSAVMTTICRYWRWCVALLLALLWILLTPTGAIAEDYTKEALINMDFSGRDLRGSEFTKANLFHSNLSHTNLQGVSFFGANMETANLEGADLRYATLDTARLTKANLTNAILEGAFAFNTNFDDAIITGADFTDVELREDAQRKLCKVASGTNPVTGRKTWETLHCEDFAS
- a CDS encoding tetratricopeptide repeat protein: MTPSQPVSDVERQFEAAIARYKEGATASELIPTFKEICQRAQKSSAAWTCLAWLYLLDDKPQSALKAAQKAVKLNPEDPQARINLAVAMLETGQKGVRPHIELAQTVVAAVAELRQEVIDNFADGLKRKPNWESLARVKQWVLGG
- the aat gene encoding leucyl/phenylalanyl-tRNA--protein transferase, coding for MEISEVEWVRDTFIDDGYAAGYFLMGEGDDLEWYTSRQRALIPLDERFRYPKSLQRVLNQNRFQVAINRDFAAVVEGCADRPSTWITPRLKEVYHLLYATGWAVSFETWQGDELAGGILGIVIGGAFIGESMFYRIPDGSKVAMVKLVEHLRRRGFLLFDAQLQNPHLERFGAYVVSDREYRQLLAQAIRKPCQFF
- the ligA gene encoding NAD-dependent DNA ligase LigA; this translates as MTTAAERIQQLRHLLQRASYAYYALDQPIMADEVYDQLYRELQELEAAHPEYITPDSPTQRVGEAPVSQFESVSHRIPLYSLENAFTFADMVAWQERWQRYWRSLRREEPIPPAEYVCELKMDGVALALTYAKGLLVRGATRGDGQRGEDITSNVRTIRTIPLRLALENPPPLVEVRGEAFLPLARFHQLNQERQAQGEAPFANPRNAAAGTLRQLDPRIVAQRQLDFFAYALHLPEGGSVPWGENQAGDPQSQRQVLNALQRLGFRVNPHNADCPDLEAVKAYYDHWQTARHQLPYLTDGIVVKLNDLTLQQTLGFTQKFPRGCIAWKYEPAQAITDVVAITVQVGRTGALTPVAELVPVQLAGTTVSRATLHNADYIAELDLHIGDKVVIHKAGEIIPEIVRVFPELRPSTAQPFTMPTVCPECHQPVVHPANEAVSRCVNPRCPAIVRGQILHWASRDALDIQGLGEKLVQQLVAKALVHTPADLYRLTAAQLLSLERMGQKSADKLLQAIANSKQQPWPRVLYGLGIRHVGSVNAQVLATQFKSVEELAAATVADLCGVYGIGEEIAQAVHEWFQDPAHQTLIADLKALGLQLAIATAPTTGQSLAGKRFVITGTLPTLTREAAKTLIQQHGGQVSESVSRQTDYLVVGEKAGSKLQRAQALGIPCINETELIEMCR
- a CDS encoding HesB/IscA family protein produces the protein MTQATQAAKGIMMTEAALKHVLELRNKHGKDLCLRVGVKGGGCSGMSYTMDFEDPANIRPDDEVFDYDGFKVVSDPKSMLYIYGLVLDYSDALIGGGFKFTNPNATQTCGCGTSFSA
- the lpdA gene encoding dihydrolipoyl dehydrogenase, producing the protein MSFDYDLVIIGAGVGGHGAALHAVSVGLKTAIVEAAEMGGTCVNRGCIPSKALLAAAGRVRELRQASHWQALGIQLGQVSVDRAGVAAHAANLVQKIRSDLTNSLKRLGVDTLIGRGKVAGSQKVSITTPSGEKIVTAKDIIIATGSVPWVPPGIEVDGKTVYTSDDAIKLDWLPQWVAIIGSGYIGLEFADIYTALGSEVTMIEALDQLMPTFDPDIAKQAQRVLIAPRDIETYSGTLAQRVIPGSPVVIELADAKTKEVVDVLEVDACLVATGRIPATQDIGLESVGVTTDKRGFIPVDDYLAVTKEGEPVPHLWAIGDATGKMMLAHAASAQGIAVVETIVGRPRQVDYRSIPAAAFTHPEMSFVGLTEPQARELGEKEGFEVQVARTYFKGNSKALAETETDGLAKVIFRADTGELLGAHIFGLHASDLIQEAANAIRDRQTVSHLAFNVHTHPTLSEVLDEAFKRAHEMVTQR
- a CDS encoding allophycocyanin — protein: MFRQLNHLTVVADGRYARPEELNFLRDYLASVETRISAYEKIRAEAEMMADKIQAMQKAENPRCFHFINGDRSEICRRDLVDTIRLCASAMLFSELDLLRDNFLLWYRTIVKSFNYEASSSSTYGKYLPNMMKQLLTPEEQRVMQPVLALGSSILSE